The sequence below is a genomic window from Candidatus Methanoplasma termitum.
GGCCCACCACTTTTAGTTTTCGATGCCAATGATATACTTCCGCGGGAACAGCGCTATTCGGCCCGCCAGAAAACCATTTCTTTTTCCCGCAAATAGCCGAAGAAATTGCACGTATTGAAGGATATGTTCGTTCAAAATGATGATACAAAGGGAAAAATTAAAACCGTTTGAACGGAGGAAGAAAGTTCAAACGGTTTTGTGATTAGCCTGGTTGGAAGTATCATCCATGTATATATTGTGTGATGTATATAATATGTTGCACATTAAACTCGGCCGCCCGTTTTCGAAGCACCTTGAAGATTAACGGCCATTCAGAACACGTCAAGTGGAATAACAGAGTGGTGGGCCCAGCCGGAATTGAACCGGCGATCTGCGCCTTGTAAGGGCGCCGTCATAACCCCTAGACCATGAGCCCGATGCGTCACCATATCAGAAGGATTATTAAAAACTGTCCATATGACACACTGTGGTAGAATACAACGCGGAACTCCGGATCGGCAAGTCCTCCCGCACGGTCATTTTCCAGGAAAGAAAAATGGTCTTCAACCGCCCGATATTTTCAAAGGGATTGTTTTCATCCGGAAAAACTGCAACGTATGAGCTCCTTTATTCCGACATAATCTCAGCGAAGAAATCGCTCGGCGGCATCACTTTCAAATGCGAGGACGGATGGATCTATTCCCTGTCGGGCCGCGGTGTGAAAGATGCGATCGGGATGTTCGTTGCCGTCTTGAAGGACAATGAGAAAAAGATATAACCTTCTCACGAATATGCGCAGTCAAGCGATTGTAGTCCAGTGGTTAGGACGGAAGCTTCCCAAGCTTCTAACCCGGGTTCGAATCCCGGCAATCGCACCTGACCCTCATCAACCTCAGTTTCCTGTTTATAAGATAAATACAACACCTGCAATATAGGCACGATTAACCATGCTTGAGATCGACAGTTCCAGAGGAGAAGGCGGCGGACAGATGGTCAGAACATCGGTGGCCCTGGCCGCCATCACCGGGATGCCGACCAAACTGACAAGGATACGTGAAACGAGGCCGACCAACGGCCTTTCCAAACAGCACACCACCGCCATCAGCGCGGTTGCGATGATGACCGGATCGACCGCGGATGGGAACACGATAGGGTCCAGCGAGCTTACGTTCTACCCCGGCAAAGAGGAACACTCCAATTTAAAAATGGATATCGGGTCGGCGGGCAGCATCAGCTTGGTACTGCAGGCGATCCTCCTTGCGGCACGGAACAACAAAAAAAGACTTATGGTGGATATCACCGGCGGGACCAACGTTATGTGGGCCCCTCCCCTCGACTCCTACGAACTTGTGCTTTTCCCGCTCATGAAAAAGATGGGCATAAACGCTCACCTGAATATAATCGAAAGAGGATTCTATCCCATCGGCGGGGGGCACGTTGTCGTCACCCAGGATCCGATAGGGAAGATCAGTCCGCTTGAGGTCAATACTCTGGGCAGGCTGAATTACATAAAGATAAGATGTTTCACTCAGCACCTTTCGGACAGGATAGGGAAGGAAATGACAGATGCCTGCGTCAAGACCCTCGGCGATAAATACGACGTTGAGGTCGAGGTCAAGAACTGCACAGGCAACTCAAGAGGCGCCGGGTTGGTCCTTGTTGCGAACTACGAGAACGGCAAGTTATCAAGCAACGTACTGACTTCAAGGGGTCATTCCACCGAACAATCCGGAATAGATGCAGCCAACGACCTGCTGAGGGAGATGGAAGCGGGTTCGACTATGGACGTGCACACCGCCGATCAACTCCTGCCTTACATGGCAATGGCCTGCGGAAAGAGCAGTTTCATCGTGTCAAGAATAAGTAAACACCTATTGAGCCAGATGGACACTTTAGAGTCCTTCCTTGATGTCAGGTTCGGCGTAGAGAGGAAGAGCGACGGGTATCACTTCTCGGTATCATCAGAGGGATATCCCTGAGACCTTTCATCCATGTCAATTGCGCCATGTCGGCAGACGGAAAGATAGCCGGCACAGACAGGAAACAGGTGAAGATATCTTCTGATGAGGACAAGAACAGGGTCAAGGAGCTCAGAAGGAAATACGATGCGATATTAGTGGGGGTGGGGACCGTCCTCGCAGACGATCCGCACCTTACTGTAAAGGACCTTGATTACGACTCTAATCCCATAAGGATTGTCATAGACCCTCACGGAAAGACACCCGACGAAGCGCTGGTGCTGGACGAAAGAGCGCCGACCGTGATGATCACTTCAAGTGACTGTAAAAAAGAGTGGGACTGCGAAGAGACGCTGTATTTCGACGGGGAACTGTGTCTTTCGGAGATGCTCGAGACA
It includes:
- the rtcA gene encoding RNA 3'-terminal phosphate cyclase translates to MLEIDSSRGEGGGQMVRTSVALAAITGMPTKLTRIRETRPTNGLSKQHTTAISAVAMMTGSTADGNTIGSSELTFYPGKEEHSNLKMDIGSAGSISLVLQAILLAARNNKKRLMVDITGGTNVMWAPPLDSYELVLFPLMKKMGINAHLNIIERGFYPIGGGHVVVTQDPIGKISPLEVNTLGRLNYIKIRCFTQHLSDRIGKEMTDACVKTLGDKYDVEVEVKNCTGNSRGAGLVLVANYENGKLSSNVLTSRGHSTEQSGIDAANDLLREMEAGSTMDVHTADQLLPYMAMACGKSSFIVSRISKHLLSQMDTLESFLDVRFGVERKSDGYHFSVSSEGYP
- a CDS encoding RibD family protein, with product MSADGKIAGTDRKQVKISSDEDKNRVKELRRKYDAILVGVGTVLADDPHLTVKDLDYDSNPIRIVIDPHGKTPDEALVLDERAPTVMITSSDCKKEWDCEETLYFDGELCLSEMLETLAEDIGIESILVEGGGETIASFFREGLVDKYTVFIGGLIIGGRTAPTPVDGDDWAAEGGIYLVLKDSTVLGNGVLLTFEPKSK